One stretch of Miscanthus floridulus cultivar M001 chromosome 18, ASM1932011v1, whole genome shotgun sequence DNA includes these proteins:
- the LOC136524742 gene encoding uncharacterized protein — protein MAATWWGAWRSRFSSTESGGGDSVHQRPPQLYLADYINNNYGISSTTTASSATCTTTASSGSASAPAARVLHSFMPAPNTSTLVVEEDADEEVGGETVTEQDKAKTREHMRDLIHGSDPLDRWLWELQVSWVLHLAQLDASAGRAFVSRRLQHTARSWVLALHGISRSILSFTGWCPSPSQEEEEEALQQLQTCWPPTSELVGFFAATFSHMLPFVDVVVALEIIDPSASDDDHQIVSGSRRGRGGVASAHKFQALADARDALAGAMEHVQLLDSWLCSSIQLHAEATKTSGEMSSLLLAKLDRLDGAIRHTRDYVKTQFMSLTGDRHHDSRASGLAEDLSPGIHKATKSALSCIIVLWTSYKRSAVDPPPTIHEAPASVRVHGKDAPAATGNENTSSSTSLIVIFRSLEEKLTRVSESFPDQSLRFLFLINNFYFVWHQLRTNQRLVDVPMYALAHKIDGYINSYIQASWTPVLKPLHDRTPCCLTRYSAQHNFETKFEKTYIKQKLWKVPDPELREELRAAIIKKVIPAFTKFMEDNAVCASRVTPKELEEMLEELFEG, from the coding sequence ATGGCGGCTACCTGGTGGGGAGCATGGAGGTCGAGGTTCTCATCCACCGAGAGCGGCGGTGGCGATTCCGTTCACCAGAGGCCGCCGCAGCTCTACTTGGCCGATTACATCAACAACAACTATGGCATCAGTAGCACCACCACTGCTTCATCAGCTACCTGCACAACCACAGCCAGCAGCGGCAGCGCCTCAGCTCCAGCTGCTCGTGTCCTCCACTCGTTCATGCCCGCTCCCAACACCTCCACGTTGGTCGTGGAAGAAGACGCGGACGAGGAGGTCGGCGGCGAAACGGTCACGGAGCAAGACAAGGCCAAGACACGCGAGCACATGAGGGACCTCATCCATGGATCGGATCCCTTGGACAGGTGGCTCTGGGAGCTGCAGGTCAGCTGGGTTCTCCACCTTGCTCAGCTGGATGCGTCCGCTGGGAGGGCCTTCGTCTCGCGGCGACTCCAGCACACTGCACGCAGCTGGGTCTTAGCTCTGCACGGCATCAGCAGATCCATCCTTAGCTTCACTGGATGGTGTCCTAGCCCTAgccaggaggaggaagaagaagctctACAGCAGCTACAAACCTGCTGGCCACCTACGTCAGAGCTGGTAGGATTTTTTGCAGCAACCTTCTCGCATATGCTCCCTTTTGTTGATGTCGTTGTTGCATTGGAAATCATTGATCCTAGTGCCAGCGACGACGACCATCAGATTGTTTCTGGCAGTAGGCGTGGTAGGGGTGGAGTGGCATCAGCTCACAAATTCCAGGCACTAGCAGACGCCCGTGACGCTCTCGCCGGTGCCATGGAACATGTCCAGCTCTTGGACTCGTGGCTCTGTTCCTCAATCCAGCTGCACGCtgaagctacaaagacaagcggGGAGATGAGTAGCCTCTTGCTAGCAAAACTGGACAGGCTGGATGGGGCCATACGGCACACAAGAGACTATGTCAAGACTCAGTTCATGTCCTTGACGGGTGATCGTCACCATGACTCTAGAGCATCAGGACTGGCGGAGGACCTATCACCTGGCATTCACAAGGCCACTAAGTCTGCGCTAAGCTGCATCATTGTGTTGTGGACTAGCTACAAACGATCTGCAGTGGATCCTCCTCCTACCATTCATGAAGCACCAGCATCCGTTCGTGTTCATGGTAAGGACGCCCCCGCAGCAACAGGCAATGAAAATACCAGTTCTTCTACCAGCTTGATCGTGATATTCCGTTCTCTAGAAGAAAAGCTCACCAGAGTGTCAGAGTCATTTCCAGACCAGAGCCTCAGGTTCCTATTCTTGATCAACAACTTCTACTTTGTCTGGCATCAGCTTCGTACAAATCAGCGGCTTGTGGATGTCCCCATGTATGCCTTGGCTCACAAGATCGATGGTTACATAAACAGTTATATTCAAGCATCTTGGACACCTGTGTTGAAGCCCTTACATGATCGTACACCTTGTTGCTTAACAAGATACTCAGCACAACATAATTTCGAGACAAAGTTTGAGAAGACCTACATCAAGCAAAAGCTCTGGAAGGTTCCAGACCCAGAGCTGAGGGAAGAGCTGCGGGCAGCCATCATCAAGAAAGTCATTCCAGCTTTCACAAAATTCATGGAGGATAATGCTGTCTGTGCCTCAAGAGTCACTCCCAAGGAACTGGAAGAGATGTTGGAGGAGCTATTTGAAGGATAA